In Bryobacteraceae bacterium, the following proteins share a genomic window:
- the atpG gene encoding ATP synthase F1 subunit gamma: MPSLIDIRRRIRSVKNTQQITKAMKMVAAARLRKAQDRILAARPYAGLLEQMLANIAAAAGNDERVATLPLLARRKEKRIQIVLLTADRGLAGAFNSNLIRATQKFLAERPDNEHSIECVGRKGRDFFRRRNANITGEHLGIFNKALASDARAIAEVVTKRYADAEIDAVYLVYNEFKNVVSQKVTIKQILPVTLPTNAQPIDYIYEEPPVVLLNALLPKYVENSIYTAILESATSEHAARMTAMDSATSNASDVIDKLTLYMNRVRQASITKEIIEVVSGAAALE; the protein is encoded by the coding sequence ATGCCTTCCCTGATTGACATCCGGCGGCGCATCCGCTCGGTAAAGAATACCCAGCAGATCACCAAGGCCATGAAGATGGTGGCCGCGGCCCGGCTGCGCAAGGCGCAGGACCGGATTCTCGCCGCGCGCCCCTACGCCGGGCTGCTCGAACAGATGTTGGCCAACATCGCCGCCGCGGCGGGCAACGACGAGCGCGTGGCGACTCTGCCGCTGCTGGCGCGCCGCAAAGAGAAGCGTATCCAGATCGTGCTGCTCACGGCAGATCGCGGACTGGCCGGCGCGTTCAATTCGAATCTCATCCGCGCCACGCAGAAGTTTCTCGCCGAACGTCCGGACAACGAGCACTCGATCGAGTGCGTGGGCCGCAAGGGGCGCGACTTCTTCCGGCGGCGCAACGCCAACATCACTGGCGAGCACCTGGGCATCTTCAACAAGGCGCTCGCATCCGACGCCCGCGCGATCGCCGAAGTGGTGACGAAGCGCTACGCCGACGCCGAGATCGATGCCGTTTATCTGGTCTATAACGAGTTCAAGAACGTCGTTTCGCAGAAGGTCACCATCAAGCAGATCCTGCCGGTGACGCTGCCGACCAACGCCCAACCCATCGACTACATTTACGAAGAGCCGCCCGTGGTGCTTTTGAACGCGTTGCTGCCGAAGTACGTGGAGAACTCGATCTACACGGCGATTCTCGAATCGGCCACCAGCGAGCACGCCGCGCGGATGACCGCCATGGACTCGGCCACGTCGAATGCATCGGACGTGATCGACAAGCTGACGCTCTACATGAACCGCGTCCGCCAGGCGAGCATTACCAAGGAAATCATCGAAGTCGTGAGCGGCGCCGCCGCATTGGAGTAA
- the atpC gene encoding ATP synthase F1 subunit epsilon has protein sequence MADTFRLEVATPERQLIGEAVREATIPGATGELGILPGHAALLGEVGAGELRYVLSTGEKHTMVVFGGWIEVNNDVVRVLADSAERVNEIDVARAEAAFKRATERMGKVGDGTMDLARALNAMKRAQARLAAAKSGRG, from the coding sequence GTGGCCGATACGTTTCGACTCGAAGTGGCAACGCCCGAACGCCAGTTAATCGGCGAAGCGGTGCGCGAAGCCACGATCCCAGGGGCGACCGGCGAACTGGGGATCCTGCCCGGTCATGCGGCGCTGCTCGGCGAAGTGGGGGCGGGCGAGTTGCGGTATGTGCTCTCGACGGGTGAGAAGCACACGATGGTGGTGTTCGGCGGGTGGATCGAAGTGAACAACGATGTGGTCCGCGTGCTGGCGGATTCGGCCGAGCGGGTGAACGAGATCGACGTGGCCCGGGCGGAGGCGGCATTCAAGCGGGCGACCGAGCGGATGGGTAAGGTCGGCGATGGGACGATGGATTTGGCGCGGGCGCTGAACGCGATGAAGCGGGCGCAGGCGCGGTTGGCGGCGGCGAAGTCCGGCCGGGGGTAG
- a CDS encoding carboxypeptidase-like regulatory domain-containing protein, translated as MSTLQLAQFERSYRWVALNRLPARQPSYESSSSLPSWGGLQAQTAAISGVLTEPGGRPVSGVVVIAVRQAPSDSNPKVTSNAGGRFSFAAIPAGDYRICVQAAEGVYLDPCWWKDPFATLPLKAEAGKAISGVRIEVEPATILQVRVNDPTGALTDPRRGVAAGVITTGGMFRQAVVRTKQVGLQVLEVPIPANVPVRLSINASGVALSDSQGRRIASTGDSATVTRSPGNTAPVVYTVSEVLP; from the coding sequence GTGAGTACTCTCCAGTTAGCACAGTTCGAGAGGAGTTATCGATGGGTCGCACTAAACCGGCTGCCCGCTCGGCAGCCTTCCTACGAGTCGTCCTCCTCCCTACCCTCTTGGGGGGGGCTCCAAGCACAAACAGCCGCCATTTCCGGTGTACTGACCGAACCCGGTGGGAGGCCAGTGTCAGGCGTCGTCGTCATCGCCGTCCGGCAGGCTCCATCGGACAGTAATCCCAAAGTGACATCCAACGCCGGCGGCAGGTTCAGTTTCGCTGCCATCCCGGCCGGCGACTACCGAATCTGCGTGCAAGCGGCAGAAGGCGTCTACCTGGACCCCTGCTGGTGGAAAGACCCGTTCGCCACACTTCCGCTGAAGGCGGAGGCCGGCAAGGCGATCTCGGGCGTTCGGATCGAGGTCGAACCGGCAACGATTCTCCAGGTGAGGGTGAACGATCCAACGGGCGCTCTTACAGATCCGCGCCGTGGCGTGGCCGCCGGTGTGATCACCACGGGAGGCATGTTCCGCCAGGCGGTCGTCCGGACAAAGCAAGTCGGCCTCCAAGTACTTGAGGTGCCGATACCTGCAAACGTGCCTGTCCGGCTGTCCATCAACGCTTCCGGAGTGGCGCTGTCCGATTCCCAGGGACGCCGCATTGCCTCCACCGGGGATTCGGCAACCGTGACGCGGTCTCCGGGCAACACGGCGCCTGTCGTTTACACGGTCAGCGAGGTGCTGCCATGA
- a CDS encoding SBBP repeat-containing protein, with the protein MASGIPARVSPRLRLSLLTATCVILLTGQTGCPCSLLELITGFSACTFIGCAGNPDGGGQPISPGLGAVVFEPNAGQAAADYQFLARAGGGHVFLSDAEVALSVDRSVVRIGYSGATARPVPEPEEPLSGRVNYLLGRDPAGWIRDLPTYARVRYRGVYPGIDVVYYGQDGVLEHDFVVGPGADPARIRMRLDTGERTAAPRLNEDGDLVLLADGREIVWRKPVLYQEVNGLRRRVEGRYRVEDTGIGFETGVYDPSRPLVIDPVISYSTYLGRGGNDTASRIAVDANSNVYVSGLTNSEQYPVTPGFPVGARGSAISGNVIVSKLNAAGTDLVWSTHIGGVNFDWSPALTVDPNGNVFITGATSSADFPVTEGVVQPLYNHIQQPNSPPPANQGDCFVAKLSQGGSGFVWSTYLGASGVDICSAIAVDTSGSPYVAGMTTSPLFPTTEGSLQRSYRGGRDTHNVFRLADGFVAKLKADATAIEWATYLGGTYEDAATAIALDKDRNVYVAGFTNSVFGFPVSAGAPQPRFAGSGGNVDLPLGDGFVVKINAAGTGLVWGTLIGGRRDDAVFGLAVDGQGAAYVTGSTMSQDFPVTAVARQASYRGEGGVVRLFSGDAFAAKVAPAGDKFEYVTYLGGTRDDRGIGIASAADGSVWITGNTLSNDFPTSGDAAQKQYAGDSEQEIQSMGDAFVLQLNPAGQVLTYSTYLGGSANDYGVGVAIGPAGSVYVSGGTSSIDFPTTPGAYQTVFGTASQQLRPFGDAFIAKIGDGPPPPPAEPDPAISRVGNAASYESGVLSPGEVVVIEGTRLGPAELAGAALATSSSGTQVLFDGVAAPLIYVSDKQTSAIVPYAVSRRTTTEVIVEYQGKRSAGVRVPVVATVPGLFSANASGRGQAAALNQDNSYNSAANPLGAGQIIVLFGTGEGLTDPDGVDGRIASDPLPKPRLPVGVVIGGLNAEVVYAGAAPGLVAGVIQVNARVPSGLAAGDRAVVLRVGQAASQSGLTIAVR; encoded by the coding sequence ATGGCTTCTGGCATTCCGGCGCGAGTTTCTCCGCGCCTCCGGCTTTCCCTGCTCACTGCTACCTGCGTAATCCTGCTGACCGGACAAACCGGCTGCCCGTGCTCGCTGCTCGAGCTGATTACCGGGTTCTCCGCGTGCACGTTCATCGGCTGCGCCGGCAACCCGGACGGCGGCGGCCAACCGATCTCGCCGGGCCTCGGCGCGGTGGTTTTCGAACCGAACGCCGGCCAGGCGGCCGCGGACTATCAGTTCCTCGCGCGCGCCGGCGGCGGCCACGTGTTTCTCTCCGATGCCGAGGTGGCGTTGTCCGTGGACCGGTCCGTGGTGCGCATCGGTTACTCCGGCGCCACGGCTCGCCCGGTTCCGGAGCCGGAGGAGCCGCTCTCCGGACGGGTGAACTACCTGCTCGGCCGCGATCCGGCAGGCTGGATTCGCGATCTCCCCACTTATGCGCGCGTGCGCTACCGCGGCGTGTATCCCGGCATCGACGTTGTCTACTACGGGCAGGACGGCGTGCTCGAGCACGATTTCGTGGTCGGGCCCGGCGCGGATCCGGCGCGGATTCGCATGCGTCTCGACACCGGAGAGCGGACCGCCGCGCCCCGCCTGAACGAAGATGGCGATCTGGTGCTGCTGGCGGATGGCCGCGAAATCGTCTGGCGGAAGCCGGTGCTCTATCAGGAGGTGAATGGACTTCGGCGGCGTGTCGAGGGGCGCTACCGGGTTGAGGATACCGGCATCGGTTTCGAGACCGGCGTGTACGACCCGTCCCGGCCGCTCGTGATCGATCCCGTGATCAGTTACTCCACTTACCTCGGCCGCGGCGGCAACGACACGGCTTCGCGCATTGCTGTGGATGCCAATTCGAACGTCTATGTCAGCGGACTCACCAACAGTGAACAATACCCGGTCACCCCTGGCTTTCCGGTGGGCGCGCGCGGAAGCGCCATCAGCGGGAACGTGATCGTCTCGAAACTGAACGCGGCCGGAACGGACCTCGTCTGGTCCACGCACATCGGCGGCGTGAACTTCGACTGGAGTCCGGCGCTCACTGTCGACCCGAACGGCAATGTTTTCATCACGGGCGCCACGTCGAGCGCTGACTTCCCGGTGACGGAGGGCGTCGTCCAGCCGCTCTACAACCACATCCAGCAGCCGAACTCGCCGCCGCCGGCGAACCAGGGCGATTGCTTCGTCGCCAAGCTCAGCCAGGGCGGCAGCGGCTTCGTGTGGTCCACCTATCTCGGCGCATCGGGAGTGGATATCTGCTCGGCGATCGCCGTGGATACGAGCGGCAGCCCGTACGTGGCCGGGATGACAACATCGCCGTTGTTCCCTACCACCGAGGGTTCGCTGCAGCGGAGTTACCGGGGCGGCCGCGATACCCACAATGTGTTCCGCCTCGCCGACGGATTCGTGGCGAAGCTGAAGGCCGACGCCACGGCGATCGAATGGGCGACGTATCTCGGCGGCACTTACGAAGACGCGGCCACGGCGATCGCGCTCGACAAGGATCGCAACGTGTACGTCGCTGGGTTTACGAATTCGGTGTTCGGGTTCCCCGTTTCGGCCGGCGCGCCCCAGCCGCGGTTCGCCGGAAGCGGCGGGAACGTCGACCTTCCCCTCGGTGACGGGTTCGTGGTGAAGATCAACGCCGCCGGCACTGGCCTGGTTTGGGGCACGCTGATCGGCGGACGCCGCGACGACGCTGTGTTCGGGCTCGCCGTGGACGGGCAGGGAGCCGCCTACGTCACCGGCAGCACGATGTCCCAGGATTTCCCGGTGACGGCGGTTGCGCGGCAGGCAAGCTATCGCGGCGAAGGTGGGGTGGTGCGGTTGTTTTCGGGCGACGCCTTTGCCGCGAAGGTGGCTCCGGCCGGGGACAAGTTCGAGTATGTGACGTACCTGGGCGGAACGCGCGACGACCGCGGCATTGGCATCGCCTCCGCCGCCGACGGCTCGGTCTGGATAACCGGGAATACCCTCTCGAATGACTTCCCTACCTCCGGCGACGCCGCGCAGAAGCAGTACGCCGGCGACTCCGAGCAGGAGATCCAGTCGATGGGCGATGCCTTCGTCCTGCAATTGAACCCGGCTGGCCAGGTGCTGACCTACTCGACCTACCTGGGCGGGTCGGCGAACGACTACGGCGTCGGCGTGGCGATCGGGCCTGCCGGATCGGTTTATGTTTCAGGCGGGACCTCGTCGATAGACTTTCCGACAACGCCAGGCGCGTATCAGACCGTGTTCGGAACGGCATCGCAGCAGTTGCGGCCCTTCGGCGACGCGTTCATCGCCAAGATCGGCGATGGTCCGCCGCCACCGCCGGCCGAGCCGGACCCGGCAATTTCACGCGTCGGCAACGCCGCCAGCTACGAGAGCGGCGTCCTGTCACCGGGCGAGGTTGTGGTGATCGAGGGGACCCGGCTCGGTCCGGCGGAACTGGCCGGGGCGGCACTGGCGACGTCGTCGTCGGGCACGCAGGTCCTGTTCGACGGCGTCGCGGCGCCGCTGATCTACGTTTCGGACAAACAAACGAGCGCCATCGTGCCGTACGCCGTGTCGCGGCGGACGACCACCGAGGTCATCGTCGAGTACCAGGGCAAACGCTCGGCGGGAGTACGCGTGCCGGTTGTGGCCACGGTTCCGGGGCTGTTTTCCGCGAACGCCTCCGGAAGGGGTCAGGCCGCCGCGCTCAACCAGGACAATTCGTACAACAGCGCGGCGAATCCGCTGGGCGCCGGGCAGATCATTGTTCTCTTCGGGACGGGCGAGGGCTTGACGGATCCGGACGGCGTCGACGGGCGGATCGCCTCGGATCCACTTCCCAAGCCGCGGCTGCCGGTCGGTGTGGTGATCGGCGGGCTGAACGCTGAGGTGGTGTATGCGGGCGCGGCGCCGGGCTTGGTGGCGGGCGTGATCCAGGTGAACGCGCGGGTGCCGTCGGGGCTGGCCGCCGGAGACCGGGCCGTGGTGCTGCGCGTGGGCCAGGCGGCGAGTCAGTCGGGGTTGACGATCGCGGTACGGTAA
- a CDS encoding prolipoprotein diacylglyceryl transferase: MLPYFNPGRGWFPALVAAGVVVGIGVSVRRARGAGLNRAEMVNFLWALLLGGGLGAGFGKALYEPDLIRSDPTLVYRYFFGISSFGGILGGLAASAVYAQWRGISWSAYADAAAFAFPFGWTFGRLGCALVHDHPGIESAGWLAVAYPAGSRYDLGLLELLFTLLLAAVWLFWVRPGTAPAGLGTGVLLAAYGLFRFAIDPLHIDPPRYGGISVDQAAGGLTFLIGATIIARTRMRPSGRPPDSAPRGE, from the coding sequence ATGTTGCCCTACTTCAATCCCGGGCGGGGATGGTTCCCGGCACTCGTCGCGGCGGGTGTCGTGGTGGGAATCGGCGTGTCCGTCAGGCGGGCGCGCGGGGCAGGGCTCAACCGCGCGGAGATGGTGAATTTTCTATGGGCGCTGCTGCTGGGGGGAGGCCTGGGCGCGGGGTTCGGCAAGGCGCTGTATGAGCCGGATCTGATCCGCTCCGATCCGACGCTGGTCTACCGGTACTTTTTCGGCATCTCGTCGTTCGGGGGAATCCTCGGAGGGCTGGCGGCGTCGGCGGTTTACGCCCAATGGCGCGGCATTTCATGGAGCGCGTATGCGGACGCGGCGGCCTTCGCGTTTCCGTTCGGCTGGACCTTCGGGCGGCTGGGATGCGCTCTGGTTCACGACCACCCTGGGATCGAAAGCGCCGGTTGGCTCGCGGTGGCATATCCGGCCGGATCGCGGTATGATCTCGGTTTACTTGAGCTTCTGTTCACGCTTCTGCTGGCGGCTGTCTGGCTGTTTTGGGTGCGGCCGGGGACAGCGCCGGCGGGGTTGGGGACGGGGGTGCTGCTGGCTGCCTACGGGCTGTTCCGCTTCGCCATCGATCCTCTGCACATTGACCCGCCGCGATACGGCGGCATCAGCGTCGACCAGGCAGCGGGCGGCCTGACGTTTCTGATCGGCGCAACAATCATCGCCCGCACTCGCATGCGTCCATCCGGGCGGCCGCCAGACTCGGCGCCCCGAGGAGAATAA
- the atpD gene encoding F0F1 ATP synthase subunit beta, with protein MSTATEAQVVGHVIQVAGPAIDVQFAEGQVPVINTAVRITSEGFDVPEPIDIVCEVAQHIGEGRVRTIALKPTEGMVRGMKAVSLGRPVTVPVGKQTLGRVLNVLGEPVDRMGPVNTEKHYPIHRPAPAFDEQSTAQQMLETGIKVIDLIEPYLKGGKIGLFGGAGVGKTVVIMELINNIAKAHGGVSVFSGVGERTREGNDLWLEMQESGIVHPDNWEKSKVALIYGQMTEPPGARLRVGLTGLTVAEYFRDEEGQDVLLFIDNIFRFTQAGSEVSALLGRMPSAVGYQPNLATEMGELQERITSTRKGSITSVQAIYVPADDYTDPAPATTFAHLDATTNLSRDIAALGIYPAVDPLTSTSRILSPEVLGEEHYAVAQQVKAILQKYKDLQDIIAILGIDELSEDDRITVNRARKIQRFLSQPFFVAEQFTGFPGKYVKLTDTIRGFKEIAEGKHDDLPEQAFYMVGGIEEAVEKAEKMKAGA; from the coding sequence ATGTCCACCGCAACCGAAGCCCAAGTCGTAGGCCATGTGATTCAGGTCGCCGGACCGGCCATCGACGTCCAATTCGCCGAAGGCCAGGTGCCCGTGATCAACACGGCCGTCCGCATCACAAGCGAAGGGTTCGACGTGCCCGAGCCGATCGATATCGTCTGCGAGGTCGCGCAGCATATCGGAGAAGGGCGCGTGCGAACGATCGCGCTGAAGCCGACCGAGGGCATGGTCCGCGGGATGAAGGCCGTCAGTCTCGGCCGTCCGGTGACGGTGCCGGTGGGCAAGCAGACGCTCGGCCGCGTGCTGAACGTGCTCGGCGAGCCGGTGGACCGCATGGGTCCGGTGAACACCGAGAAACACTACCCGATTCATCGCCCGGCGCCCGCGTTCGACGAGCAATCGACGGCGCAGCAGATGCTCGAAACGGGCATCAAGGTCATCGACCTGATCGAACCGTATCTCAAGGGCGGAAAGATCGGCCTGTTCGGCGGCGCCGGCGTCGGCAAGACCGTCGTGATCATGGAGCTGATCAACAACATCGCGAAGGCGCACGGCGGTGTGTCGGTTTTCTCGGGCGTGGGCGAACGGACGCGCGAAGGCAACGACTTGTGGCTCGAGATGCAAGAGTCGGGGATCGTGCATCCGGATAACTGGGAGAAGTCCAAGGTAGCTCTCATCTACGGCCAGATGACCGAGCCGCCCGGAGCGCGGCTGCGCGTGGGACTTACGGGGCTGACCGTCGCCGAGTACTTCCGCGACGAAGAAGGCCAGGACGTGCTGCTGTTCATCGATAACATCTTCCGGTTCACGCAGGCCGGTTCGGAAGTGTCGGCGCTGCTCGGGCGCATGCCTTCGGCCGTGGGTTACCAGCCGAACCTCGCCACCGAAATGGGCGAGTTACAGGAGCGGATTACTTCGACGCGGAAGGGGTCGATTACTTCGGTGCAGGCGATTTACGTGCCCGCCGACGACTATACGGACCCGGCGCCGGCGACGACGTTCGCGCACCTGGACGCGACGACGAACCTTTCGCGCGACATCGCCGCGCTGGGAATATACCCGGCGGTGGATCCGTTGACGTCGACCTCGCGCATTCTCTCGCCCGAAGTGCTGGGCGAGGAGCACTACGCGGTGGCGCAGCAGGTGAAGGCGATTCTGCAGAAGTACAAAGACCTGCAGGACATCATCGCGATTCTCGGTATCGACGAGCTTTCCGAAGACGACCGGATCACGGTGAACCGCGCGCGTAAGATCCAGCGGTTCCTGTCGCAGCCGTTCTTCGTGGCCGAGCAGTTCACCGGCTTCCCGGGCAAGTACGTGAAGCTCACCGATACGATCAGGGGCTTCAAGGAGATCGCCGAGGGCAAGCACGACGACTTACCCGAGCAGGCGTTCTACATGGTGGGCGGAATCGAGGAAGCCGTGGAGAAGGCTGAGAAGATGAAGGCGGGGGCTTAG
- the atpA gene encoding F0F1 ATP synthase subunit alpha — translation MAQVRADEIARVLRQEIENYEAAVNVSEVGSVISVGDGIARIHGLEKVMAGELIEFPHGVSGIAMNLEEDQVGAVLLGEYQEIREGDQVKRTGRIMSVPVGEGLIGRVVDALGNPIDGKGPIVAAGYNPIERLAPGVVDRQPVKEPLQTGIKAIDAMIPIGRGQRELIIGDRQTGKTAVALDTIINQKGGDVICIYVAIGQKRSTVANLVKTLEEQGAMEYSVVVAATASDPAPMQYLAPYSGCAIGEYFRDKNQHALCIYDDLSKHAAAYREISLLLRRPPGREAFPGDVFYLHSRLLERAAKLKSGGSLTSLPFIETQAGDVSAYIPTNVISITDGQIFLEADLFNSNIRPAINVGISVSRVGGNAQIKAMRQVAGSLRLELAQYRALAAFAQFGSDLDKASQQQLNRGRRLTEILKQGLHQPLPVEKQVLIIFAGTKAYLDDLAAEDCRRFETELYRFVENAHPGLLPAIREKKALDKELEEQLHSVLKECKQRFTAGK, via the coding sequence CGAAGCGGCCGTCAACGTTTCCGAAGTCGGCTCCGTAATCTCGGTGGGCGACGGCATCGCCCGTATTCACGGCCTCGAGAAGGTGATGGCGGGCGAACTGATCGAGTTCCCGCACGGCGTCTCCGGCATCGCGATGAACCTCGAAGAGGATCAGGTGGGCGCGGTGCTGCTCGGCGAGTACCAGGAGATCCGCGAGGGCGACCAAGTGAAGCGCACGGGACGCATCATGTCGGTGCCCGTCGGCGAAGGGCTCATCGGCCGCGTCGTCGATGCGCTCGGCAACCCGATCGACGGCAAGGGCCCGATCGTCGCCGCCGGCTACAACCCGATCGAGCGTCTCGCGCCCGGCGTCGTGGACCGGCAGCCGGTGAAAGAGCCGCTTCAGACCGGCATCAAGGCCATTGATGCGATGATTCCGATCGGCCGCGGCCAGCGCGAACTCATCATCGGCGACCGCCAGACCGGCAAGACCGCCGTCGCGCTCGACACGATCATCAACCAGAAGGGCGGCGACGTGATCTGCATCTACGTCGCCATCGGTCAGAAGCGCTCCACTGTGGCGAACCTGGTGAAGACGCTTGAAGAGCAGGGCGCGATGGAGTACTCGGTGGTCGTCGCGGCGACGGCGTCCGACCCCGCGCCGATGCAGTATCTCGCGCCTTACTCGGGCTGCGCCATCGGCGAGTACTTCCGCGACAAGAACCAGCACGCGCTCTGCATCTACGACGATCTTTCGAAGCACGCCGCGGCGTACCGCGAGATCTCGCTGCTGCTGCGCCGACCGCCGGGACGCGAGGCGTTCCCCGGCGACGTGTTCTATCTCCACTCGCGGCTGCTCGAGCGGGCGGCGAAACTGAAGTCCGGCGGGTCGCTCACGTCGCTGCCGTTCATCGAGACCCAGGCGGGCGACGTTTCGGCCTACATTCCGACCAACGTCATTTCGATCACCGACGGGCAGATCTTCCTCGAAGCCGACCTTTTCAACTCGAACATCCGCCCGGCGATCAACGTCGGCATTTCGGTGAGCCGCGTCGGAGGGAACGCGCAGATCAAGGCGATGCGGCAGGTAGCCGGTTCGCTGCGATTGGAGCTGGCGCAATACCGCGCGCTGGCCGCATTCGCGCAGTTCGGTTCCGACCTCGACAAGGCGTCGCAACAGCAGCTCAATCGCGGCCGCCGGCTGACGGAGATCCTGAAACAGGGTCTGCACCAACCGCTCCCGGTTGAGAAGCAGGTGCTGATTATCTTCGCCGGCACGAAGGCGTATCTCGACGACCTCGCCGCCGAGGATTGCCGCCGCTTCGAGACGGAACTCTACCGCTTCGTCGAGAACGCGCATCCGGGTTTGCTGCCGGCCATCCGGGAGAAGAAGGCGCTCGACAAGGAACTCGAAGAGCAACTGCACTCCGTACTGAAGGAGTGCAAACAGCGGTTCACCGCGGGCAAGTAG